From Candidatus Atribacteria bacterium ADurb.Bin276, a single genomic window includes:
- a CDS encoding Transposase IS116/IS110/IS902 family protein, which yields MEKHFYFIGLDIAKETFVASIYHTPDRPVLTKENFSNNPQGYKELIVWLQDNQINTTNCHICLEATGVYSDGVAYYLSAQGYRVTVEPPLRVKRAFHPAGHKTDPVDSRQIAEYAYRFSDRLIPWHPKEELLEKIRQLLSVREQFTKQKVALKNARDAYQRQKVQVELIQKAHQETLAQLEKQITRIDQELDRLMKENPDLSQKFHHLKSIPGFGLLLSAHLLVMTENFTSINDYQRLAAFVGIVPYQHQSGTSILKKARIRHYGPRACRKLLRLAAQSVATHNMTFRKYYLRKLAEGKAKALVLNNIANKLLKLACALIRDNSRYIKEYHSFHPMYVKGT from the coding sequence ATGGAAAAGCACTTCTATTTTATTGGCCTTGATATAGCCAAAGAGACCTTTGTGGCAAGTATCTATCATACACCGGATAGACCGGTCCTGACCAAAGAGAACTTCAGCAACAATCCTCAAGGGTACAAAGAGCTCATCGTGTGGCTCCAGGATAACCAGATCAATACAACGAACTGCCATATCTGCCTCGAGGCGACTGGTGTCTATTCAGATGGTGTAGCCTATTATCTTTCGGCCCAGGGGTATCGGGTCACAGTAGAACCACCCTTACGGGTCAAACGGGCCTTCCATCCAGCCGGACATAAGACCGATCCGGTCGATTCCCGTCAGATTGCCGAATACGCCTACCGCTTCTCTGATCGGCTTATCCCCTGGCATCCCAAAGAAGAGCTCCTCGAGAAGATCCGCCAATTACTTAGTGTCAGAGAACAGTTCACCAAACAGAAGGTAGCCCTTAAAAATGCCCGAGATGCCTATCAGAGACAGAAGGTGCAAGTCGAGCTCATCCAGAAAGCCCACCAGGAAACCTTGGCACAGCTGGAAAAACAGATCACTCGGATCGATCAGGAACTGGATAGGCTGATGAAAGAAAATCCCGATCTCTCCCAAAAGTTTCACCATCTCAAGAGCATTCCCGGATTTGGTCTCTTACTTTCTGCCCATCTTCTGGTCATGACTGAAAACTTTACCAGCATCAATGATTACCAACGACTGGCTGCTTTTGTTGGCATTGTACCATATCAACACCAAAGTGGGACTTCCATCCTAAAGAAGGCAAGAATTCGCCACTATGGACCTCGTGCTTGCCGAAAGCTCTTACGTCTTGCTGCCCAGTCGGTAGCAACCCATAATATGACCTTTAGAAAATATTACTTGCGTAAGCTGGCAGAAGGTAAGGCCAAAGCATTGGTATTGAATAATATTGCCAATAAACTCTTAAAATTAGCCTGTGCTCTCATCCGGGATAACTCTCGGTATATCAAAGAATATCATTCTTTTCATCCTATGTATGTAAAAGGTACTTGA
- the cpnA_1 gene encoding Cyclopentanol dehydrogenase produces MKRFANKKVFISGGATGIGEAAALLFAQQGAIVTIFDRDIENGEKCLQKILDGGGRGIFISGNLIYPEEIEKAIDQSLKTYGGIDILINNAGVESPYSVHEMPIEEWDRVMAVNLRGMYLMAKAVIPIMKKSGGGAIVNTASISGLLGWPISAAYCASKGGVIQLTKQMAVDYAQDNIRVNCIAPGTTLTPLIERIFQQESEPEKAKQQISQMHPLGRFAQPEEIAQAILFLASEDASFITGAVLPVDGGYTAK; encoded by the coding sequence ATGAAGAGATTTGCCAATAAAAAAGTTTTCATTTCAGGAGGGGCAACCGGTATTGGGGAAGCGGCTGCATTGTTGTTTGCTCAACAGGGAGCTATCGTAACCATTTTCGACCGAGATATCGAAAATGGCGAAAAATGCCTTCAGAAAATCTTGGATGGTGGAGGAAGAGGAATTTTTATTTCCGGAAACCTGATTTATCCAGAAGAGATTGAAAAGGCTATCGATCAATCTTTAAAAACTTACGGAGGCATTGATATTTTAATCAATAATGCCGGAGTGGAGTCGCCTTATTCGGTTCATGAAATGCCTATAGAAGAATGGGACCGGGTGATGGCAGTTAATCTGCGAGGTATGTATCTAATGGCCAAAGCCGTTATTCCTATTATGAAAAAATCCGGTGGCGGAGCTATTGTCAATACTGCTTCTATCTCTGGCTTATTAGGCTGGCCAATCTCAGCTGCTTATTGTGCCTCCAAAGGAGGAGTTATTCAGCTCACCAAACAGATGGCGGTTGATTATGCTCAGGATAACATTCGGGTAAATTGCATCGCTCCTGGGACAACGCTAACTCCTTTAATCGAGCGGATTTTCCAACAAGAATCCGAACCGGAGAAGGCGAAACAACAAATTTCCCAAATGCACCCTTTGGGGAGATTTGCTCAACCAGAAGAAATCGCCCAGGCAATTCTTTTCTTGGCATCGGAGGATGCTTCGTTTATAACCGGAGCAGTGCTGCCAGTTGATGGTGGGTATACAGCAAAATAA
- the gdh gene encoding Glucose 1-dehydrogenase has product MRKAKDRMTNIEGQLVGKKALITGAGVGIGKAIALRFAQEGAGVAVHVNRSLENGLQVVQEITHNKGKAILVQGDLTKKQEIEAIVRKATSELGNIDILVYNSGVGTQHSPDMVHTITEEDWDTVLSVNLKAFVFLSQMLLPAMMQAGKGSIITISSIRGLLGNPVLASYCASKGGMVLLTKQMALDYAKYNIRVNCICPGFIDTEMFRFYLGKQSDPEASRRVFAGMAAMNRIGRPEEIAASAVFFASDVSSFVTGVALPVDGGYTANGVREIQ; this is encoded by the coding sequence ATGAGAAAGGCAAAGGATAGAATGACGAATATCGAAGGTCAGTTAGTTGGGAAAAAAGCACTAATTACTGGTGCTGGGGTTGGTATCGGGAAAGCCATTGCCTTACGTTTTGCTCAAGAGGGTGCGGGAGTTGCCGTCCATGTTAACCGGAGCTTGGAAAATGGCTTACAAGTCGTTCAGGAAATCACACATAATAAGGGAAAAGCAATATTAGTCCAAGGAGATCTAACTAAGAAACAGGAAATTGAAGCCATTGTTAGAAAAGCTACCTCAGAACTGGGGAATATCGATATCTTAGTTTATAACAGTGGGGTTGGAACCCAGCACTCACCCGACATGGTTCATACCATTACCGAAGAAGATTGGGACACCGTACTTTCGGTTAACCTCAAAGCTTTTGTTTTTCTCTCCCAGATGCTTCTTCCTGCCATGATGCAGGCTGGTAAGGGTTCAATTATTACTATATCTTCTATCCGTGGTTTATTAGGTAACCCGGTACTAGCTTCTTACTGTGCTTCAAAAGGCGGAATGGTACTTTTGACCAAACAAATGGCGCTTGATTATGCAAAGTACAACATCCGGGTAAATTGTATTTGCCCCGGATTTATCGATACTGAAATGTTCCGATTTTACCTTGGAAAGCAATCAGATCCAGAAGCTTCTCGGAGAGTTTTTGCTGGTATGGCAGCAATGAACCGGATTGGACGTCCAGAAGAGATAGCAGCTTCAGCAGTCTTTTTTGCTTCCGATGTATCTTCTTTTGTAACCGGCGTCGCTCTCCCTGTCGATGGAGGATATACAGCTAATGGAGTGAGGGAAATACAATGA
- the rbsC_11 gene encoding Ribose transport system permease protein RbsC, giving the protein MKPGSEQFRSILILTLINVGIIVILSFLSPTFLTYENLLSVLKRMSELGMLAIAETIVFISGGFDLSIGTIMAISGLIAGQMYIFGLPFFLCVLLALLGGMAAGLMNALFIVKLRLQPFIVTLATMSILRSIVYGVLRGKTLSHFPESYLAYGDLTILGFPFLFLVLIVFAVLSSLLLQRTYIGRQIYAVGGNERSAYLSGISVNRIKYTVYILSGFICACAGLLFSIRIRAIIPDAGLNSPLEVVTAVVIGGTAITGGKGTIAGSLLGVLALFLLTNGFSLLNLNPFWQLVVLGLLLIYVVGREGISKALIGKRLKKKSHQAAGIK; this is encoded by the coding sequence ATGAAACCGGGAAGTGAACAATTTCGATCGATCCTCATTCTTACTCTGATTAATGTTGGAATTATTGTTATTCTCTCTTTTTTGTCACCCACTTTTTTAACCTATGAAAACTTGCTTTCGGTTCTTAAACGTATGAGCGAGTTGGGAATGTTAGCCATTGCTGAAACCATTGTTTTTATAAGCGGTGGTTTTGATTTATCTATTGGTACTATAATGGCTATATCAGGTTTAATCGCTGGACAGATGTATATTTTTGGACTCCCTTTCTTTTTATGTGTCTTGCTTGCTTTATTAGGAGGCATGGCTGCTGGACTGATGAATGCTCTTTTTATCGTCAAATTACGATTACAGCCTTTTATCGTGACTCTGGCTACCATGTCCATCCTTAGAAGTATTGTTTACGGTGTGCTTCGAGGGAAAACCCTCAGCCATTTTCCTGAATCCTACTTAGCCTATGGTGATTTAACCATACTTGGTTTTCCCTTCTTGTTTCTGGTACTGATTGTTTTTGCTGTTTTATCTTCATTACTTTTACAACGAACTTATATAGGAAGGCAAATCTATGCTGTTGGCGGAAACGAACGCTCAGCCTATCTGTCTGGGATATCGGTAAACCGAATAAAATATACCGTTTATATTTTAAGTGGTTTTATTTGTGCTTGTGCTGGTCTCCTCTTTTCGATTCGAATTCGAGCGATTATCCCCGATGCCGGATTAAATTCACCTCTCGAAGTGGTGACTGCTGTAGTCATCGGTGGGACAGCTATTACCGGCGGTAAGGGTACAATTGCCGGTTCTCTTCTGGGTGTTTTGGCACTTTTCCTCTTAACCAACGGATTTAGTTTATTAAATTTAAATCCCTTTTGGCAGTTGGTCGTTTTAGGTCTGCTGCTCATCTATGTGGTTGGCAGAGAGGGAATATCAAAGGCGTTGATTGGCAAGAGATTGAAAAAGAAATCTCATCAAGCTGCTGGTATTAAATAG
- the rbsC_12 gene encoding Ribose transport system permease protein RbsC — translation MNMPLEQKIQEKRRPLRNFRELPIFLYILGMLIVFSFVIPGFFSARNFINISRQIAVVGILSMGMTLAILTAGIDLSVGSILSFAISIGGMGIPDGRTIWVVYPLVLVLGLILGLVNGLLVTRIAVPAMIITLGTMNIYRGITMIITQGKYITPIPSQFLYIGRGLTPFLFLLGTVILFIYITLFTRFGRNIYAIGGSEQSAIYSGVPVQKYKIAVYAISGILSAFAGLIFVGRSGFIQPQAGIGYEMNAIAAVVIGGTSITGGAGSILGSFLGSVLMGLILAGLTMLSVDPYWQGLVTGILIILAISMDSFQHLRSERRTL, via the coding sequence ATGAATATGCCGCTTGAGCAGAAAATACAGGAAAAACGGAGACCGCTTCGTAATTTTCGTGAGCTACCCATTTTCCTTTATATATTAGGCATGTTAATTGTATTTTCTTTTGTTATTCCAGGATTTTTCTCGGCAAGGAATTTCATCAATATTTCACGTCAGATAGCGGTTGTAGGAATCTTATCCATGGGAATGACTCTAGCTATTCTAACTGCAGGCATTGATCTTTCGGTTGGTTCAATCTTATCTTTTGCCATTAGTATTGGAGGAATGGGAATTCCCGATGGGAGAACGATTTGGGTGGTTTATCCTCTGGTTCTCGTATTAGGATTAATTCTGGGATTGGTAAACGGGTTATTGGTTACCCGAATTGCCGTACCGGCAATGATTATCACCTTGGGGACGATGAACATCTACCGGGGAATTACTATGATCATTACTCAAGGAAAATATATTACACCCATACCTTCCCAATTTTTGTATATTGGCCGGGGTTTAACTCCATTTTTATTTTTGCTGGGAACAGTAATTCTTTTTATTTATATTACCCTTTTTACTCGTTTTGGTCGGAATATTTATGCCATTGGTGGCAGTGAACAGTCGGCGATCTATTCAGGAGTTCCGGTTCAAAAATATAAGATAGCCGTTTATGCGATTAGCGGTATTCTTTCAGCTTTTGCTGGTTTAATTTTTGTTGGGAGAAGTGGTTTCATCCAACCTCAAGCCGGTATTGGCTATGAGATGAATGCCATTGCTGCGGTAGTTATCGGTGGCACCAGCATTACCGGTGGAGCGGGGAGTATTTTAGGATCTTTCCTCGGATCGGTTTTAATGGGTTTAATTTTGGCTGGTTTGACTATGCTATCTGTCGATCCTTATTGGCAGGGTTTAGTTACCGGCATTCTCATTATATTGGCTATTTCTATGGATTCTTTCCAACATCTCCGCAGTGAGAGGAGGACTCTATGA
- the rbsA_6 gene encoding Ribose import ATP-binding protein RbsA, whose translation MIRIDHVSKSFPGVIALENISFQINSGTVHGLVGENGAGKSTLIKIISGIYSDYEGDIFIDDLRLQITSVHEAQKKGIATIFQELTVVRELTVAENIFLGREPVGFAGALDRAEMERKSQQVLNELNVSFSPRDRVGDLSVANQQIVEISKALVLNTQILIMDEPTSSLTEKEVQNLFSVINTLKSKGITILYVSHKLEEIFKICDAITVLRDGKHIQTSLKSATTSPEVIRMMVGRSLNMLFPPRTAQKGDLLLSVKDLNRAGEFKDISFEVHAGEIVGFAGLIGSGRTELAKALFGATCPNKGEIKISNQKMKLFCHPREAISHGLVYLSEDRKQEGLILLLSVRENISLPIVKKISQNLFVKRKEEQNIVDSLIEKLKIKVFSRDQVVETLSGGNQQKVVISKLLLTNAQVFIFDEPTRGIDVGAKYEIYKIMNDLTADGKGIVFISSELPEILGISDRIYCMREGSIVKEYTREEANPENVMSVLTGGSSI comes from the coding sequence CAAGTCATTTCCAGGAGTCATTGCACTCGAAAATATTTCCTTCCAGATTAATTCTGGTACTGTACATGGTTTAGTTGGAGAAAATGGCGCTGGAAAGAGTACCTTGATTAAAATAATTTCTGGAATTTACTCCGACTATGAAGGAGATATATTTATTGATGATCTGCGGCTCCAGATAACTTCAGTTCATGAAGCACAAAAAAAAGGTATTGCCACAATTTTTCAAGAATTGACTGTTGTTCGGGAACTCACTGTGGCAGAGAATATATTTTTAGGAAGAGAACCAGTCGGTTTTGCCGGAGCTTTAGATCGAGCTGAAATGGAAAGGAAAAGCCAACAAGTTTTAAATGAACTAAATGTTTCTTTTTCCCCCCGTGATAGGGTAGGAGACCTCTCAGTCGCCAACCAGCAAATTGTTGAGATTAGCAAAGCCTTGGTTTTAAATACCCAGATTTTAATTATGGATGAGCCTACTTCATCTTTAACCGAAAAAGAAGTCCAAAACCTATTTTCGGTCATCAATACCCTGAAAAGTAAAGGTATTACTATTCTTTATGTTTCTCATAAATTAGAAGAAATCTTCAAAATATGCGATGCCATTACTGTCCTGCGAGATGGAAAACACATTCAGACCAGTCTCAAATCTGCTACAACTTCACCTGAGGTTATTCGAATGATGGTTGGTCGGTCACTGAACATGTTGTTCCCACCCCGGACGGCTCAAAAAGGTGATTTGCTTCTGTCGGTAAAGGATCTGAATCGAGCTGGTGAATTCAAGGATATCAGCTTTGAAGTCCATGCCGGAGAAATAGTTGGTTTTGCAGGTTTAATTGGTTCGGGAAGGACTGAACTAGCCAAAGCATTATTTGGAGCAACTTGTCCCAACAAAGGGGAAATAAAAATTAGTAATCAAAAAATGAAACTGTTTTGTCATCCTCGTGAAGCGATTTCTCACGGTCTGGTCTATCTTTCCGAAGACCGGAAGCAGGAAGGCCTCATTTTACTTTTATCAGTAAGAGAAAATATCTCACTTCCAATTGTTAAAAAAATATCTCAAAATCTTTTTGTCAAGAGAAAAGAAGAGCAAAATATTGTTGATTCATTGATCGAAAAGCTAAAAATTAAAGTATTTAGCCGAGATCAAGTGGTTGAAACCCTATCGGGAGGCAATCAACAAAAAGTGGTTATTTCAAAATTGCTTCTCACCAACGCCCAGGTATTCATTTTTGATGAACCTACCCGTGGCATTGATGTCGGAGCCAAATACGAGATCTACAAAATTATGAACGATTTGACTGCTGATGGGAAGGGAATTGTCTTTATCTCCTCAGAGCTTCCAGAAATTTTAGGCATTTCCGACCGAATTTATTGTATGCGGGAAGGGTCAATCGTCAAGGAATATACTCGGGAAGAAGCGAATCCTGAAAACGTGATGTCAGTTCTTACGGGGGGTTCATCGATATGA